The Carbonactinospora thermoautotrophica region GCCGACCTGCCCGCCGTCGACCTGCGGCCCGCGCGACTGAAGGACGCTCTCGCCCAGTGGATCACCACCGGCGCGCCGTTCTACCGACTCCTCCACACCGCTCTCGTCCCCTGATTGACCACTACTGCGGCAGCGGTCCAAGACCCGTCCCCGGAGCAACCAGGGCCGACACCCTACGGCGCGTTATCACGTAGATGTACGTCCGTGATGCGGTCGCCTACGACCCGGTTGTCCACGCCGCCGGCGATGACCCCGCCCACGTTGAAGGAAGAGCGACATCCCACCTCGCGATGTCTCGCAAAACCCGAAGGCCTCTGGGATCCCTGAGGGCCTTTCCCATGCGGTCCCGGCGCGCCAGCTGACCGGGCGCCCCGTACGCGCGCCGGCTGTCGGGAAGGACGTGCGGCGTGGCGTCGTACGTGAAGCGTCGGCCCGCGTCGTGGCCGAGGTGGGCCGGTAGGGGTTCGGTTGGCTGAGGCGGGTTAGCGCTTGCGGCTCCGCGGCGGTGTGCCCGCGGGTTCCTCGGCCGATTGCGGCTCGCCGCGGCGGGCGAGCTCGCGGTGCAGCTCGTCCAGCCGGGCCTGGAGTTGGCGGGCGTGCTGCTCGGCCTCGGTGGCCCGCTGCTCGGCCGCCTGGCGGGCCTGCGCCTCGGTTTGCAGCAGGCCGCGCAGCGTGGCCAGCTCCTCGCGCAGCCGCGCGCGGTCTTCTTCGGCCTCCCGGCGGGTGCGGTCGCGCTCGGCTTCTGCGGCGTCGCGCACCCGCTCGGCGGCCTGAACGCGGGCCTCCGCGGCCCGCTCCGTGGCGCTGATGGCGGCTTGCGCGTCGCGCTCGACCTGGTGCGCGCGTTCCTCGGCGGCCTTGGCCTCAGCCCGGGCCCGCTCGGCCTCCGCGCGGGCGGCGTCGCGCTCGGCCTCGGCCTGCTCGCGGGCCCGCTGCGCGCTGGCCACCTGCTCGGCGGCCTCGGCCCGGGCACGCTCGACCTGCTGTGCAGCCTCGGCGCGGGCCTGCTCGACAGCGGCCTGTGCCTCGGCCTCCATGGTGGCGATCCGCTCGGCGGCCTCCGCCTGGGCGCGCTCGGTCTCGGCGCGCGCCTCCTCGAGCTGTTCGCGGGCCGCTTCGGCCTCCTCCACCGCGGCAGCCAGGCCGGCCTCGGCCTCGGCCAGCCGCTCGGCCATCTCACGCCGCTCCTCCTCCGCGCGCAGCACGCGGGCCTGGGCGTCGGCGAGCCGGGCCTGCACGGCGGCCGGGCGGGTCTGGTCGCGCTCGGCGCGCAGCTGCGCCACCAGCGGGGCGGCCCGCCGAAGCAGGTCGGCGAGCTCGACCGCCGGGTCGACCGGATCCTCCGGCGAGCCGACGGCCGGGTCGGGCGCGGCCGCCGCAGTGCTCCGGGTGGGCCGGGCGGCGTTGTACGTGGCCACCCGGCAGGCATCGGAGCAGAAGCGCCGCGGCGGGCCGGTCTTGCCGGGCGGCCGCGGCGGAATCAGGTTCCCGCATCCGGGCCGTGCGCAGATCGGCGTGGCCTCCGGGCCACCTACGGGGGTCTCCGTCATGTCCGCACCCTACCGAATCAAATCCGTATCATCAATAATTTGATTTGAATTGGATTTGAATTGATTTAGGTTGAGTGATCGAGTCCGGGTCGGCGGGCCGATCCCGCGCGGGATGGCCGGTGCGCGCCCGGGGGCGGGGCGACGAGGGCCTGGCGCTCCTCGACCGGCCTGGCCGGTGGCTTAGCGTGGACCGCGTGGAGGAGTGGTTGCGGCCGGACGCCGACGTGCCGGTCGCGGCCGGCTGGGGCCACCCAGTACTGGAGTCGGCGCCACCTCACCCGGGCCAGCCGCCGCGACCGGCGCGTGCGGTGTTCACCGACCGCTCCTGGCAGCCGGTCACCGTGCTGGCGTGGACGCGCGGGCCGACGGGGATGGGAGGCGCACCTGGCCTACCTCTGGCGGGGGGTGTCCCTATGGGTTTGGTCAAGTGGTTTGGGTGGCTGGGTGCTGGTAGAGGGTGCCGTCGCGGAGCATGGCGAACAGGACGTCGCAGCGGCGTCGGGCCAGGCAGATCAGGGCGGCGTTGTGGCGTTTACCTTCGGCGCGTTTCCGGTCGTAGTAGGCCCGGCTGGCCGGGTCGGCCAGGGCCGCGAATGCGGCGAGAAAGAACGCCCGTTTGAGGTTCTTGTTCCCGCCGCGGGGTGGGTGTTCGCCCCGGATGGAGGACCCGGAGCGGCGGGTCACCGGGGCCAGGCCGGCGGTGGGCGGCCAGGTGACCGGCGGTCGGAAAAGCCGCTGCCGTCCCCGACTTCGAGCAGGATCCTGGCTGCGGTCCTGACTCCGATGCCCGGCATCGAGGTCAGGACCTGGGCAAGAGGGTGCGCATCGAGGATCCTTTCGACCTCGGCCGCGATCTGCGTGCGCTGGTCCAGTACCGAACGCAGTGCCTCGGCGAGGCGGGGCAGGACGGTCTGGGCCGCGTGAGTGCCGGGGACGGTGACGGTCTGGGTGTCCAGCGCGGCGAACACCTCGGCGATGAGCCGTTCGCCCATGCGGGGTGCGTTCTTGCGGGCGATGGCCAGCAGGCGGCGCCGCCCGGCGGCGCGCAGGCCTTGGGGTCCGCCGTGGCGGGAGAGGAGCTCCAGCACAGCGGGGTGGTGCAGCCTGGGGCCGAGGACCCGTTCGAGGGCGGGGTGGATCTGGGTGAGCAGCCCGCGGATGCGGTTGGTGATCCGGGTTGCCTCGCCGGCCAGGTCGTCATCGAAGCCGACCAGCACCTCCAGCTCGGCCAGCGCCTCATCGCCGGCATCGACCCGGCGTAGCGTGTGCGGCAAGGTGCGGGCGGCGTCGGCGATCACGTAGGCGTCGCGGGCGTCGGTCTTGCCCTCCCCCGGGGTGCACGTCGGCCAGCCGGCGCATCGTGAGACCGGGCAGGTAGGCCACCTGACAACCACAGGCACGCGCCACCGCGACCGGCAACGCGCCGATGGAGGCGGGCTGATCAACGACGACCAGCACCGGGCCGTGCTCGGCGAGCCGGGTGAAGCCCGCAGCCGGGTCTCGTCGTTGGGCAGCGGCTTGTCGTACCGGCGCCTGCCGGCTGGGTCCAACGCGGTGGCGTGGTGTTCGCCCTTGCCGACGTCCAGGCCCAGAAACACCGCGTACTCGCTGCTCACGCGGTCTCCTCCCCGTGTGTTCGCCGCACGGCCCGGACGCTGGTCTGGCGACGGTTGCCGGCAGCCACGTGACGAGGAGACCAACCCGCAGGCGGCCATGTCCCTCTCAGCGGTCCACCGACGCCACCGGGGCCGGTGACAACACCCCCCGGATCATCAACGACAGGGGCAGTAAGTCATGCCGGACCCGGCGACCGGGGGTCCTCGATCAAGAGCCACGAAAAAGGTAACGGGAGACCCGGTGCCGGTGGTACCTGTACGACCCTGCACGGCTCATCGCGATCGACGTCGACGAGCCGGAAGCCTTCGGCGCCGGGCCTTCGTGACATGGGGTACGCGGCGGGCAGCCTCTCCGAGGTCGCGCAGGGTTTCCTCGAGCGCGTGTTCTGCTTGCTGTCTGCGGCGTCTTTGCCCGCTTTCTGGCCG contains the following coding sequences:
- a CDS encoding coiled-coil domain-containing protein, whose translation is MTETPVGGPEATPICARPGCGNLIPPRPPGKTGPPRRFCSDACRVATYNAARPTRSTAAAAPDPAVGSPEDPVDPAVELADLLRRAAPLVAQLRAERDQTRPAAVQARLADAQARVLRAEEERREMAERLAEAEAGLAAAVEEAEAAREQLEEARAETERAQAEAAERIATMEAEAQAAVEQARAEAAQQVERARAEAAEQVASAQRAREQAEAERDAARAEAERARAEAKAAEERAHQVERDAQAAISATERAAEARVQAAERVRDAAEAERDRTRREAEEDRARLREELATLRGLLQTEAQARQAAEQRATEAEQHARQLQARLDELHRELARRGEPQSAEEPAGTPPRSRKR